From Vicingus serpentipes, the proteins below share one genomic window:
- a CDS encoding NADH:ubiquinone reductase (Na(+)-transporting) subunit B, with the protein MKALEQFMQKMKPKADGKFPLAHAVWDGTYTFLFVPGHTNHNGTHIRDSIDLKRTMIMVVLALIPSLLFGIYNVGHQHFLAIGEMAEFMDKFLYGALKVLPIVIISYGVGLGVEFVFAAINKHAIQEGFLVSGMLIPLIMPVDVPLWMVAVATIFAVVIGKEVFGGTGMNVVNVALVARAFLFFAYPTKMSGDKVWISLGDGTAVDGFSGATPLGKAVEGGVEAIPSIMDSIIGLIPGSIGETSVIAIGLGALILILTGIGSFRIMLSMFVGGLLTGLVFNAVGGNPYLEVPALHQLMLGGFAFGAVFMATDPVTASQTAKGKIVYGLLIGIIAMLIRVANPAYPEGVMLAILIGNVFAPLIDHVVVNANIKKRLKRVKIA; encoded by the coding sequence ATGAAGGCATTAGAGCAATTTATGCAAAAAATGAAACCGAAAGCTGACGGAAAATTTCCTTTAGCTCATGCGGTTTGGGATGGTACATATACCTTCTTGTTTGTTCCAGGGCATACAAATCATAACGGAACACACATTAGAGATTCAATTGACTTAAAAAGAACCATGATTATGGTTGTTTTAGCGTTAATTCCAAGTTTGTTATTTGGAATATATAACGTCGGTCATCAACATTTTTTAGCTATTGGAGAAATGGCTGAGTTTATGGATAAATTCCTTTACGGAGCTCTAAAAGTTTTACCTATTGTAATTATATCTTACGGAGTGGGGCTAGGTGTAGAATTTGTATTTGCAGCCATTAATAAGCATGCAATACAAGAAGGTTTCTTAGTCTCAGGTATGTTAATACCTTTAATCATGCCAGTAGATGTGCCATTATGGATGGTTGCTGTAGCTACAATTTTTGCAGTAGTTATTGGTAAAGAAGTATTTGGTGGTACAGGAATGAATGTAGTAAATGTTGCTTTAGTAGCAAGAGCATTTTTATTCTTTGCTTATCCTACTAAAATGTCAGGAGACAAAGTATGGATTAGTTTAGGAGATGGAACAGCTGTAGATGGATTTTCTGGTGCTACACCTCTAGGTAAAGCAGTTGAAGGTGGTGTAGAAGCAATTCCTTCTATAATGGATTCTATTATTGGTTTAATACCTGGTTCAATTGGTGAAACTTCTGTTATTGCAATCGGTTTAGGAGCTTTAATATTAATACTTACAGGTATTGGTAGCTTTAGAATTATGCTTTCTATGTTTGTTGGTGGTTTATTAACAGGATTAGTTTTTAATGCTGTAGGTGGAAACCCTTATTTAGAAGTTCCAGCTTTACATCAATTAATGTTAGGTGGTTTTGCTTTTGGAGCTGTATTTATGGCTACCGATCCAGTTACTGCTTCACAAACTGCTAAAGGTAAAATAGTTTATGGTTTATTAATAGGTATTATAGCAATGCTAATTAGAGTTGCTAATCCAGCTTATCCGGAAGGAGTTATGTTGGCTATTCTTATAGGAAATGTATTTGCACCTTTAATTGATCACGTAGTAGTTAATGCAAATATTAAAAAGAGATTAAAAAGAGTTAAAATAGCTTAG
- the nqrC gene encoding NADH:ubiquinone reductase (Na(+)-transporting) subunit C: MAVNRDSNVYTIIFATIMVVVVGGLLAFVSMGLKPLQSANVSNEKMQNILQAIGIEETDGVSREDAGKMFNDFVKRRITINYNGEIVSDKTSEDAIDPTDKLDAFNINLRKEYSKYVKPIMNTYKGDDAKIQEALGASEDIHFPIFVCENQGKMYYVVSASGKGLWDDVWGYLGLNDNASAITGSVFDHKGETPGLGSKITEDWFQDQFIGKTIEENGAFAPIKVKKPGNELNEHQVDGISGATFTGVGVEEMLSRNLNVYYRFFKGNPEFTGTKIIEEPIIEEVLNDSTLINLNDSSVVLSVIDSI; this comes from the coding sequence ATGGCAGTAAATAGAGATAGTAACGTATATACAATAATTTTTGCTACTATAATGGTAGTGGTTGTTGGTGGATTATTAGCTTTTGTTTCGATGGGATTAAAACCTCTTCAAAGTGCTAATGTATCAAACGAAAAAATGCAAAATATTTTACAAGCCATTGGTATTGAAGAAACAGATGGAGTTTCTAGAGAAGATGCAGGAAAAATGTTTAATGATTTTGTAAAAAGAAGAATTACAATAAACTATAATGGAGAAATTGTAAGTGATAAAACTTCTGAAGATGCAATTGATCCTACAGATAAATTAGATGCGTTTAACATTAATTTAAGAAAAGAATATTCTAAATATGTTAAGCCAATAATGAATACATATAAAGGTGATGATGCTAAAATTCAAGAAGCATTAGGAGCTTCAGAAGATATTCATTTTCCAATATTTGTTTGTGAAAACCAAGGTAAAATGTATTATGTAGTTTCTGCTAGTGGTAAAGGTTTATGGGATGATGTTTGGGGTTATTTAGGCTTAAATGATAATGCATCGGCAATTACGGGGTCGGTTTTTGACCACAAAGGTGAGACTCCTGGATTAGGTTCAAAAATTACCGAAGACTGGTTTCAAGATCAATTTATTGGAAAAACTATTGAAGAAAATGGTGCTTTTGCTCCAATAAAAGTTAAAAAACCAGGAAATGAATTAAATGAACATCAAGTTGATGGTATTTCGGGAGCAACATTTACAGGTGTTGGTGTTGAAGAAATGCTATCTAGAAACTTAAATGTTTATTACAGATTCTTTAAAGGTAATCCTGAATTTACAGGAACTAAAATTATTGAAGAACCTATTATAGAAGAAGTATTGAATGATTCAACTTTGATTAATTTAAACGATTCTTCAGTTGTTTTAAGTGTTATTGATTCAATTTAA
- a CDS encoding NADH:ubiquinone reductase (Na(+)-transporting) subunit D, which produces MSETKSESLFSKKNKALITNPLNKINPVTIQVLGICSALAVTVQMDNAIVMSVAVTAVLVLGNLIVSLMRNVIPSKIRIIVQLVIVAGLVIIVDQVLKAYVYDVSKKLSVFVGLIITNCIIMGRLEAFALGNKPWASILDGVGNGFGYGLVLIVVAFFKELFGSGALTIPGFEKFEIFKAIGIYDMGYMDNGLMLLPPSSLFIVGIYIWVQKYRNPDLIES; this is translated from the coding sequence ATGAGCGAAACAAAATCAGAATCTTTATTTTCTAAGAAAAATAAAGCTTTAATCACAAATCCATTAAACAAGATTAACCCTGTTACAATCCAGGTGTTAGGTATCTGTTCAGCTTTAGCTGTAACAGTACAAATGGATAACGCAATAGTTATGTCAGTTGCGGTAACTGCCGTTCTTGTATTAGGAAACTTAATTGTTTCTTTAATGAGAAATGTAATACCAAGCAAAATTAGAATTATCGTTCAATTGGTAATTGTAGCAGGTTTGGTTATTATAGTTGACCAAGTTTTAAAAGCTTATGTATATGATGTTTCTAAAAAACTATCTGTATTCGTAGGTTTAATTATTACTAACTGTATTATCATGGGACGTCTTGAAGCTTTCGCATTAGGAAACAAACCATGGGCATCTATTTTAGATGGTGTAGGTAATGGTTTTGGATATGGTTTAGTTTTAATAGTTGTTGCTTTTTTCAAAGAGTTATTTGGTTCTGGAGCATTAACAATTCCAGGATTCGAAAAGTTTGAAATATTTAAGGCAATAGGTATTTATGACATGGGGTATATGGATAACGGATTAATGTTATTACCTCCATCATCATTATTTATTGTAGGTATTTATATTTGGGTTCAGAAGTATAGAAATCCAGATTTAATTGAAAGCTAA
- the nqrE gene encoding NADH:ubiquinone reductase (Na(+)-transporting) subunit E → MEYINIFIKSAFIDNMIFTFFFGMCSYLAVSKTVKTAVGLGSAVIFVLVVTIPINYLLETYVLAEGALSWLGEEYATMDLSFLSFIMFIAVIASIVQLVEMLVEKFSPSLYGALGIFLPLIAVNCAILGAALFMQQKQFANIGEATVYGLGSGFGWFLAIVLIAAIREKIKYSHIPAPVRGVGMAFILTGLMGLAFLGFLGFEL, encoded by the coding sequence ATGGAATACATTAATATATTTATAAAAAGTGCCTTTATTGATAATATGATATTTACATTCTTCTTTGGAATGTGTTCATATTTGGCAGTATCTAAAACAGTTAAAACTGCAGTAGGTTTAGGATCAGCAGTAATCTTTGTATTAGTAGTGACTATACCAATCAATTACCTTTTAGAAACATACGTATTAGCAGAAGGTGCTTTGTCATGGTTAGGCGAAGAATATGCAACAATGGACTTAAGCTTTTTAAGTTTTATAATGTTTATTGCTGTAATTGCTTCTATTGTTCAATTAGTAGAAATGTTAGTTGAGAAATTTTCTCCATCACTTTATGGAGCATTAGGTATTTTCTTACCACTTATTGCTGTAAACTGTGCAATTTTAGGAGCAGCATTATTTATGCAACAAAAACAATTTGCTAATATAGGAGAGGCTACGGTATATGGTCTTGGATCTGGATTTGGTTGGTTTTTAGCAATAGTATTAATTGCTGCAATTAGAGAAAAAATTAAATACTCACATATTCCTGCTCCAGTAAGAGGAGTTGGTATGGCATTTATACTAACTGGTTTAATGGGCTTGGCTTTCTTAGGCTTTTTAGGTTTTGAACTTTAA
- the nqrF gene encoding NADH:ubiquinone reductase (Na(+)-transporting) subunit F: MDTSVIIITIVVFLIVVLALTSVLLFAKAKLMPSGKIKININNGEREIEVDGGDTLLNTLSGQGIFLPSACGGGGTCVQCVCQVHSGGGSILPTEIPNFTRKEIATNHRLGCQVKVKEDMEIEIEEEILGIKEWEATVVSNYNVATYIKEFIVEIPEDMDYKAGGYIQIKIPPCTVKFSDMDVKAHPQDHPGEPDKFEKDWAEGPFAIRNLVMKNDEEVVRAYSMASYPAEGRRIMLNVRVAAPPFDRAKNTWMDVNPGVASSYIFNQKVGDKVIVSGPYGEFFINDSDAEMLYVGGGAGMAPMRSHLYELFKTLKTGRKVTYWYGGRSKGELFYIHYFRDLEKDFPNFRFFMALSEPMESDNWKVMKDIDDKEGDGFVGFIHNVVIEQYLNKHENPEDLELYFCGPPMMNNAVQKMGEDFGLADENIRFDDFGG; this comes from the coding sequence ATGGATACTAGTGTAATAATAATAACAATCGTTGTTTTTTTAATTGTAGTTCTTGCGCTTACAAGTGTATTATTGTTTGCAAAAGCTAAATTAATGCCTTCAGGTAAAATTAAAATTAACATAAACAACGGAGAAAGAGAAATTGAAGTAGATGGTGGTGATACACTATTAAATACTTTGAGTGGTCAAGGTATATTTTTACCTTCTGCTTGTGGAGGTGGTGGTACATGTGTTCAATGTGTATGTCAAGTTCATAGTGGTGGAGGGTCAATTTTACCTACTGAAATTCCAAACTTTACTCGTAAAGAAATCGCAACAAACCATCGTTTAGGCTGTCAGGTAAAAGTGAAAGAGGATATGGAGATTGAGATTGAAGAAGAAATACTTGGTATTAAAGAATGGGAAGCAACTGTTGTTTCAAATTACAATGTAGCTACTTATATCAAAGAGTTTATTGTTGAGATTCCAGAAGATATGGATTACAAAGCAGGTGGGTATATTCAGATTAAAATACCACCATGTACTGTTAAATTTTCAGATATGGATGTTAAAGCACATCCACAAGATCATCCAGGAGAACCAGATAAATTTGAAAAAGATTGGGCTGAAGGTCCATTTGCTATCAGAAACTTAGTAATGAAAAATGACGAAGAAGTTGTTAGAGCATATTCTATGGCTTCTTACCCTGCTGAAGGACGTAGAATTATGTTAAATGTTAGGGTTGCCGCTCCTCCTTTCGATAGAGCAAAAAATACATGGATGGATGTTAATCCTGGAGTTGCTTCATCTTATATCTTTAATCAAAAAGTTGGAGATAAAGTAATAGTTTCTGGTCCTTATGGAGAATTCTTTATCAATGATTCAGATGCTGAAATGTTGTATGTCGGAGGTGGAGCTGGAATGGCTCCAATGAGATCTCATTTGTATGAATTATTTAAAACGCTTAAAACAGGCCGAAAAGTGACTTATTGGTATGGAGGTCGTTCTAAAGGTGAATTATTTTATATCCATTACTTTAGAGATTTAGAAAAAGATTTTCCAAACTTTAGATTTTTCATGGCTTTATCAGAACCTATGGAATCTGATAACTGGAAAGTAATGAAAGATATTGATGATAAAGAAGGAGATGGTTTCGTTGGCTTTATTCATAATGTTGTAATAGAACAATATTTAAATAAGCATGAAAATCCAGAAGATTTAGAATTGTATTTCTGTGGTCCTCCAATGATGAACAATGCAGTTCAAAAAATGGGTGAAGACTTTGGTTTGGCTGATGAGAACATAAGATTTGATGACTTTGGAGGTTAA
- a CDS encoding 1-acyl-sn-glycerol-3-phosphate acyltransferase, whose protein sequence is MRKIGIVNFENIRSYNNSEYLPVINRLLEEPVFLEAINSYFEDYSIIELKEQLLSYRTINEFQSNFVCRFIYEIEKRSISQITFKGLENINEEKGARLFISNHRDIVLDSALINFGLDKYKMNTCEIAIGSNLLGIPWVKDLVRLNKSFIVQRNVPKQEMLAASIQLSSYIQYTLLENKQSIWIAQREGRAKDGNDKTNPGVLKMFALSSDINLIDFYKNMNITPVSISYEYDPCDELKITELLAKENGESYVKRPNEDVQHMVRGIQGKKGNIKITFSNLINDRIEEFRDITNRNEIIKRIASIIDKEVYLNYHLWPTNYIAYDLLNNSNEFKSKYTFNKKEDFICYVKEKLTSINQNNDDARRLFLSMYANPVKNRLEALS, encoded by the coding sequence TTGAGAAAAATAGGAATTGTGAATTTTGAAAATATAAGATCATATAACAATAGTGAATATTTGCCTGTAATTAATCGTTTGTTAGAAGAACCGGTATTCTTAGAAGCAATAAATTCATACTTTGAAGATTATTCAATAATAGAGCTTAAAGAACAGTTGTTGTCATATAGAACAATAAATGAGTTTCAATCTAATTTTGTATGTCGTTTTATTTATGAAATAGAAAAACGATCAATTTCACAAATAACTTTTAAAGGTTTAGAAAATATAAATGAAGAGAAAGGTGCTCGTTTGTTTATTTCAAATCACAGAGATATTGTTTTGGATTCTGCGCTAATTAACTTTGGTCTTGATAAATACAAGATGAACACATGTGAAATAGCAATTGGTAGTAATTTGCTAGGTATTCCTTGGGTAAAAGATTTAGTTAGACTGAATAAAAGTTTTATTGTTCAACGTAATGTTCCAAAACAAGAGATGTTAGCTGCTTCAATACAACTATCATCTTATATTCAGTATACTTTATTAGAAAATAAACAGTCGATATGGATAGCTCAAAGAGAAGGGCGAGCTAAAGATGGTAATGATAAAACAAATCCAGGTGTGCTAAAAATGTTTGCTTTAAGTTCTGATATAAATCTGATTGATTTTTATAAAAATATGAACATAACACCTGTGAGTATTTCTTATGAATATGACCCATGCGATGAATTGAAAATTACTGAATTACTAGCCAAGGAAAATGGTGAGAGCTATGTGAAAAGACCTAATGAGGATGTTCAGCATATGGTTAGAGGAATTCAAGGAAAAAAAGGGAATATTAAAATTACCTTTTCAAATTTGATAAATGATCGAATAGAAGAGTTTAGAGATATAACAAATAGAAATGAGATAATTAAGCGAATTGCTTCAATAATAGATAAAGAAGTTTATTTAAATTATCATTTATGGCCTACAAACTATATTGCTTATGATTTATTGAATAACTCAAATGAGTTTAAGTCTAAATATACATTCAATAAAAAAGAAGATTTTATTTGTTATGTTAAAGAAAAACTAACTTCAATAAATCAAAATAATGATGATGCAAGAAGATTGTTTTTGAGTATGTATGCAAATCCTGTTAAAAACCGATTAGAAGCATTATCCTAA
- a CDS encoding YbaB/EbfC family nucleoid-associated protein, with translation MLGNFFNKKMLGKMGAMQEQLEEIKAKLDKITVIGEADGGICRVIATGNRTIKEITLLDNFHQSATKQEIESAITQASNRALEQATRVEQGEMSQAAMSILPGLG, from the coding sequence ATGTTAGGGAATTTTTTTAATAAAAAAATGCTTGGTAAAATGGGAGCCATGCAAGAGCAATTAGAAGAAATTAAAGCTAAACTGGATAAAATAACTGTTATAGGTGAAGCAGACGGAGGTATTTGTAGAGTTATTGCTACCGGCAATAGAACCATTAAAGAAATAACTTTACTTGATAATTTTCATCAATCTGCAACTAAACAAGAAATAGAGTCTGCAATTACACAAGCTTCTAATAGAGCGTTAGAACAAGCTACTAGAGTTGAGCAAGGAGAAATGAGTCAAGCTGCAATGAGTATTCTTCCTGGGTTAGGATAA